In the Silvanigrella aquatica genome, ATAGTGCCTTGCTCCCAAGCGTATGGAATCGGCTTTTTTCTTTTCAGAACGACTGATGACAGTGACTTCAGCACCCATGGCGACTGCAATTTTCACTGCCATATGACCCAGACCACCTAACCCAACGACAGCAACTCTGTCACCATGTTTGACGTTCCATTGGCGTAATGGGGAATAAGTTGTTATTCCCGCACATAGCAAAGGTGCTGCTTTATCGAGGGGTAAATTAGCAGGAATTTTTAAGACAAAATCTTCATCAGCTACAATTTGAGTGGAATATCCACCATAGGTAGGTTCATCGGTACCGCGTCTTTTGCTACCATATGTAAACGTGGCGCCATTATCACAATATTGTTCAATTCCTTTTTTACATGAATTGCAATTGCGACAAGAGTCAACCATGCACCCCACGCCAACATGATCACCCACTTTAAAGCGCGTGACTCCCGCTCCTACTTTTGTTACTTTACCAGCAATTTCATGACCAGGTACCAAAGGAAACATTCCGGGGCCCCATTCTTCTCGTGCCATGTGAATGTCGGAATGACAAATTCCACTGTACATAATTTCAATTTGAACATCCTTATTCCCCGTTTCACGATTTTTAAATTGAAAACGACGTAAAGGTTCTTTGGGTTTCATGGCAGCATAAGCTTCTACAAGACTCATAAAGTTCTCTCCTTTATTAATGACATAAGTTCACACCAAATTAAAAAGTAAAGACATAAGTTACAGTTTCATATAAAAATTCAACAGTTCCTTTTTTTTCTTCTTTTTTAAAAAGATTTTCAATTTCACTTCTAAATTTTTTGTATTTTGGGTGGTTTTCCGGGGGAGCGTAAGATGCCGACTGCATGCGACCAAAGAGACCTTCTAAATTCAAAATTTGCTTTGATGCAATCGAAAAAGATTGATATTTTTCAGTAAATAAACTGGATAAAATTTCGTCGTCAGGTATATTTTCTAACTTAACAGACAAAAAATCGATGCAGTCTTCAATAAATATTTTGTGAATTCCTTTCATAAAGGAAGATTTTTCATAATCCTTTTTATTCCAAACAATAACAACTTTGCCATGAGGCTTTAATATTCTGCTCATTTCCTTTGCCGTTTTTTCATTGGCAAACCAATGTAAAGACTGTGCACAAAAAATAAAATCGACAGACTGACTTTTTAATGTTGTGTTTTCTGAATTTCCATTTACACTTATAAAACTTTTAAATTTTCCCAAACTTTTTTCTGCCGCAAGACGCATTTCAGCATTTGGTTCTACAGCAAAAACAGTATTGTTATTTTGAATTAATAATTCACAAAATTTTCCGGTGCCAGAGCCAATTTCAGCACAAATTTTACTTTCCAGTAAGTTATGTTCTTGTTTTAAATATTGGAATATTTCTAAAGGATAACTCGGCCTAAATTTTTTATAATCTTCTGTTTTTCCCAAAAAACGATCGGAAGTTTCACCTGACATGAAGACTCTCCTTAATTAAGGATAACAAGAGCAGTCCCATTTTAAGTAGAAATTGAAAAAAATCAATGTGATCTTATAAAAAGAAGATTATTTCCCAATACAAAATGTGGAAAATATTTTTTCGAGGACATTATCCAAATGAATTTCACCCACAATTTCTTGAAGAGATTGTCTTGATTGATTTATTATGGAAGAAATTTTTTCGGGGTAATCTTTTTGTTCTACAAGTTCAATTGCTTCATTTAAACATTTGATAGCAATTTCAACTTTATCTTTTTGTCTCGTGGAGATAAGCGCAGGATTTTCCTTTTTTGCCAATTGACCTGTCATTTCATTATGTAAATTGACCAACTCTTGAGATAAGCTTTCATTATCATCAATTGAAGTAAAAATAAATTTTTGAATGAGGCAATTCATATTAAATTTTTTATCGATATTTAATATTGAGTTTTCGTCCAACCATTGCAAAGAATGAATATCTTTTTTAAGCAATAAGTCTTTTTTGCTAATAACAACAAGAATTTTTTGATTTGAATGAATATTCACTTCATGAATAAACTGATTTAATTCCGATAAAATATAATTATTTATATTTTCTTGTTGAATATTTTCAATATTAATAACTAAACAAATAATATCGGCAATGGCTACTGTTTTTAGACTGCGTTCCACTCCCATTTTTTCAACGGTATCTGAAGTATGCCGAATTCCTGCCGTGTCAATTAAGACAAAATCTTTATTTTGAATAACAAGGCGATCTTCTAGCACATCTCGGGTTGTCCCCGGAATATTTGTTACGATAGCTCTATCGTATCGTAACAAGGAATTATATAAGCTTGATTTTCCCGCATTGGGTTTTCCAACCAACGCCACTTTAATTCCTTCACGAAGCTTTAATCCACTAGAATAAGTACCCAATAATATTTCTAATCTTTTAATTGCATTTTTCATTTGTGGTAGCAGTGATACGGGATCGTAATCCCCTACTTCATCGGGAGCAAAATCGATGTGTGCTTCCAAATAAGATAAAATACCAATCAATTGTTCGCGAATATCCTCTGTTTCCTTAGAGAGAACACCATCAACTGTATTTCTTGCAAGATGAATTCCTCCCAAGGTTTCGGTATGAATCAATTGATTAATACCTTCTGCCTGAGCTAAATCCAATTTTCCATTTAACACAGCGCGTTGGGTAAATTCACCTGGCTCGGCATCTCGCATTCCTATGTTACGTAATAAACTGTGTAACTTTGCAGAAATTAATGGATTTCCATGTACCGAAATTTCAATGACATCTTCGCCCGTATAACTTTTTGGTGCGGGAAAATAGGTTAAAATAACATCGTCAATCATTTCTCCATTTTGATCTTTAATCAAAACATAACGTGACAAAGGTTTGTCCTGCGGCATATCAGAAAAATAATTTAATTTATAAATATTTTTTCCATTTGGTGAAAAAATATAAGGCGAAATTATTTTTATTAAATTTCGCCCTGAAATACGATGAAGATGAATAGCACTTCTCACAGAAGGGGAAGCTAATGCAAAAATAGAATCAAAACTTGAACTCAATCCCGTATTCCTTGTTTTAAATGACAAAGTTTGTAACCTTGCCTTTAAAAACTTTTGAGGCAAGGGGTATCATTAATCTTCTTTAGCGAGTGACGACGACCTTTTTTTTGTCCCTGTTGCTTTCAAATCTTCTTCATCAACGTTGTGGGAACTTGAAACCGCCCCTTTTCTTTCTGAATTTTGTTTTGCAGCTGCATTATGGGGCATTCTTTTTTTATGTACTTTCTTTTTAAATTTAGAAGAAGCACCTAAATTCTTTCCATTCAAATTGCCTTTTTCTTTTGGCGATTGAGCAGGATGGGAAGAGTTTTGATTTTGCCTGGAACTGTTTCTTTTTTCAGTAGAATAAATAACTAAGCGACGTTTGTCTCCCGTACCCACACTGCGCGTTGCCACACCCACAAAGCCATCAAGAGCTAAGTGAATAACACGCCTTTCTTGGCTACTTTTAGATGAAAGAATAACACTTTTTCCTGTCTTTTTCACTTTTTCTGCCAAAGATCGCGCCATTCCAATTAATCGTTCCTCACGTTTTTCCGCAGATTCTCCGGCATCGATACTAATGCGTGTGGAAATATCACCCAATTTTTTTTGTGCAATACGTTTAAAAACATGCTCATAGGCAAGTGAAAGTTTATCGCTTTTACTTAAATAATTCTCAATTCCTTCATCAGCAATTCGAACAACAACTTCATTTTCTTGCTTAACAATATTGACATTTTCAAGAGTAACATCAAAGGCAGAGAAAAATAATTTATTATAATTTTCAAATAATTCTTGAACACCTTCACTTTGCATTGTCAACACTGTTCTGGAGACATGGCCTTCCGATGGAAGCACATGTTTACGTGGATATAGTGTAGAGTGTTGATCATCTTTTTTATTATGAATTAAATTTTCTTTGCGCGGTGTACTTTCCTTATAATCTTTTTTTAAGGTTTGTGATAATGGGGACAGATTTGATTTAGAAACCGTTTTCTTACCAAGGGTTTGTCTCACAACTTCTCTTGCTGCTGCTTGTAGATCTTCTTTTACCGTTTCAACCCATGCTTCAATTTTGACAGATCGTGAAAATAACCTTGAAAATAAGCCCCCTTGTGATTGTTGAATGACATTGTAGCAAAGCAAATCTTTATCCGTTGCGAAAGCCCGAGCGGCTTCTGAAACAGCCTCCTCCAGGGTTTTTCCCGTAAATTGCCTTTTGTCCATGAAAACTCCATATTTTGGATTATGTTACAACTTCAAAAACACAAATTGGTTTTGAAGTTGCGATGAGCCCCAAATACAAGGCTCCTTGTTAAGTTTACTTTATTTTTATGTGGCTTTCTTGTACCGACGTGTCAGGAACACCTGTCTGATCATAGAAATGACTGTATTTGTGATCACGTAGAGAGCCAAGCCTGAGGGATAGAAAACCATAAATACAGAAAAAAGAATAGGAAGAAATTTCATCATCTTAGCTTGCGTTGGATCCATTGAAGGCATAGGAATCATTTTTTGGTAACCAATCATTAAGAACGCCATTAAAATTGGCAAAACAAAATAAGGGTCATGTTGCGTGAGATCTTTAATCCAAAAGAAAAAGGGAGATTGGCGCAAATCAAAAGTATGTCTTAAACAAGAATCGAGAGCAAAGAAGACAGGAATTTGAGGTAACAAAGGCAAGCAACCACTTAAAGGATTGACACCGCTTTTTGCCATAAGTGCCATGGTTTCTCTTTGTAGAGCTTGTTTATCATCCTTGAATTTTTCTTGTAGAGCTTTAATTTGTGGTTGAATAACCTGCATTTTTTGCGCTGATGCATAGCCTTTAATTTGTAAAGGTAACAATATAATATTAATTAAAATTGTTAATAAAATAATGGCAATGCCCCAGTTGTTTACTAAACCATGAACAAAATACAACACATGGTACATAGGACGCGCAATAATTTTAAAGAAACCATAATCAATCGTTTCATTTAAATAGTACTGATCAAAGTTTTTCAAAATAGTTTCATCTTTAGGACCAATATAAACCTTATAATTAAATACGATGGATTGACCTTGTGATAAATTAACAGGTTGTTTGACCCATGCTTCGTACATTGTTTGATCGACATCGGAAGTGACTGATTTACGCAAATTAAATCCGGTGCGCACCAATTGAAAAAGAAGAGGAGTTTGTGTTTGTGGCATAACCGCATTCATCCAGTACAAGGAATCCGCGGTGATCCAAGTGAAAAAACTTCCTGATTGATCGATTAAAACTTTTTGGCCCCCATCAGATTCAAAAGGAGTAGATTCCCTTTTAATGGAGCCATCGGGCAAGCGTACCGCTGCCGCATGATATTGAGGCGCATAAGAAGAAAAGAGACCACCATGATTTTTATTGTCTGAAGTGGCTCCCAATTCGAAGTCCACAGTGGTATTTTGTGGACTTTGTGAAATATTTTTTACCAGAATTTGCAGGTCAGCAGTGAAGTTTTTATCTGTAAAGTTAAAAATTCTTGTGATTTCTAAACCATCCGCACGTTGCACAATTTGCAAAGCACCTTCAGGAGTTTTTGAAATACCTGCGGGTTGATTCCGTAAATCGAGATTGCCAATACGAAAACCATAGGCTTTACACTCATTATGGCTTTGAAAAGCAGCCACGGGAGTGGGATCGTCATAAGCCATTTTTTCGCCATTGAGCGTATTCGCACCAATACATCCACCAAGGGGCGTAAATTCAAAAGTAGCATAGGAACGTTGCACTACGAGATCGGCAGGATTGGCAACCGTTAACGGAACAAGCGCTGTTTCAGAAGGGGGAGCCGCTTGCACTGTAGCAACGACAGCAGAAGGTGTTGTTGGCACAGGTACTTGAGAAGCAGGTGCTTCATGACTTTTAGGAATATTAGCAGCCTGTTGATTTTTTTGCTGCTCCTCCCATTCAAGTTGTTGTTTTTGAACATAATGATGATTAACTGCAAAATAACCACCAAATAATATT is a window encoding:
- a CDS encoding NAD(P)-dependent alcohol dehydrogenase, translating into MSLVEAYAAMKPKEPLRRFQFKNRETGNKDVQIEIMYSGICHSDIHMAREEWGPGMFPLVPGHEIAGKVTKVGAGVTRFKVGDHVGVGCMVDSCRNCNSCKKGIEQYCDNGATFTYGSKRRGTDEPTYGGYSTQIVADEDFVLKIPANLPLDKAAPLLCAGITTYSPLRQWNVKHGDRVAVVGLGGLGHMAVKIAVAMGAEVTVISRSEKKKADSIRLGARHYINTSEPEAFTKNANQFDFILNTVSAELDLSPFLNLLKLDATMVQVGVPDRPNTVSMISLIGRRRRLGGSLIGGIQETQEMLDFCGKHHISSDIELIPAEKINEAYERVVKGDVKFRFVIDIQSLK
- a CDS encoding class I SAM-dependent methyltransferase, whose product is MSGETSDRFLGKTEDYKKFRPSYPLEIFQYLKQEHNLLESKICAEIGSGTGKFCELLIQNNNTVFAVEPNAEMRLAAEKSLGKFKSFISVNGNSENTTLKSQSVDFIFCAQSLHWFANEKTAKEMSRILKPHGKVVIVWNKKDYEKSSFMKGIHKIFIEDCIDFLSVKLENIPDDEILSSLFTEKYQSFSIASKQILNLEGLFGRMQSASYAPPENHPKYKKFRSEIENLFKKEEKKGTVEFLYETVTYVFTF
- the mnmE gene encoding tRNA uridine-5-carboxymethylaminomethyl(34) synthesis GTPase MnmE — protein: MSSSFDSIFALASPSVRSAIHLHRISGRNLIKIISPYIFSPNGKNIYKLNYFSDMPQDKPLSRYVLIKDQNGEMIDDVILTYFPAPKSYTGEDVIEISVHGNPLISAKLHSLLRNIGMRDAEPGEFTQRAVLNGKLDLAQAEGINQLIHTETLGGIHLARNTVDGVLSKETEDIREQLIGILSYLEAHIDFAPDEVGDYDPVSLLPQMKNAIKRLEILLGTYSSGLKLREGIKVALVGKPNAGKSSLYNSLLRYDRAIVTNIPGTTRDVLEDRLVIQNKDFVLIDTAGIRHTSDTVEKMGVERSLKTVAIADIICLVINIENIQQENINNYILSELNQFIHEVNIHSNQKILVVISKKDLLLKKDIHSLQWLDENSILNIDKKFNMNCLIQKFIFTSIDDNESLSQELVNLHNEMTGQLAKKENPALISTRQKDKVEIAIKCLNEAIELVEQKDYPEKISSIINQSRQSLQEIVGEIHLDNVLEKIFSTFCIGK
- a CDS encoding protein jag, coding for MDKRQFTGKTLEEAVSEAARAFATDKDLLCYNVIQQSQGGLFSRLFSRSVKIEAWVETVKEDLQAAAREVVRQTLGKKTVSKSNLSPLSQTLKKDYKESTPRKENLIHNKKDDQHSTLYPRKHVLPSEGHVSRTVLTMQSEGVQELFENYNKLFFSAFDVTLENVNIVKQENEVVVRIADEGIENYLSKSDKLSLAYEHVFKRIAQKKLGDISTRISIDAGESAEKREERLIGMARSLAEKVKKTGKSVILSSKSSQERRVIHLALDGFVGVATRSVGTGDKRRLVIYSTEKRNSSRQNQNSSHPAQSPKEKGNLNGKNLGASSKFKKKVHKKRMPHNAAAKQNSERKGAVSSSHNVDEEDLKATGTKKRSSSLAKED
- the yidC gene encoding membrane protein insertase YidC, whose product is MKKETIGFMLGLLILFGGYFAVNHHYVQKQQLEWEEQQKNQQAANIPKSHEAPASQVPVPTTPSAVVATVQAAPPSETALVPLTVANPADLVVQRSYATFEFTPLGGCIGANTLNGEKMAYDDPTPVAAFQSHNECKAYGFRIGNLDLRNQPAGISKTPEGALQIVQRADGLEITRIFNFTDKNFTADLQILVKNISQSPQNTTVDFELGATSDNKNHGGLFSSYAPQYHAAAVRLPDGSIKRESTPFESDGGQKVLIDQSGSFFTWITADSLYWMNAVMPQTQTPLLFQLVRTGFNLRKSVTSDVDQTMYEAWVKQPVNLSQGQSIVFNYKVYIGPKDETILKNFDQYYLNETIDYGFFKIIARPMYHVLYFVHGLVNNWGIAIILLTILINIILLPLQIKGYASAQKMQVIQPQIKALQEKFKDDKQALQRETMALMAKSGVNPLSGCLPLLPQIPVFFALDSCLRHTFDLRQSPFFFWIKDLTQHDPYFVLPILMAFLMIGYQKMIPMPSMDPTQAKMMKFLPILFSVFMVFYPSGLALYVITNTVISMIRQVFLTRRYKKAT